The following coding sequences lie in one Oncorhynchus kisutch isolate 150728-3 linkage group LG27, Okis_V2, whole genome shotgun sequence genomic window:
- the LOC109871630 gene encoding coiled-coil domain-containing protein 18-like isoform X1 gives MEQELQRLRRDTSMNSSQLSYVEETLQKTQGLLEEKNDTVVDLEEKLHCCEEDRRTSVQHVKDLEGQLQEVRDEMHDTLEKLQELRDLLQATQLGADERQISLEKLSAELRTLQQSQHLCLGREQHKNSRGWLGSCRIHSLGEPVQSDGKHHPTCQGQGETFILLLFIKGQYPNETMHSVLYL, from the exons ATGGAGCAGGAGCTGCAGAGGCTGCGAAGAGACACCAGTATGAATTCCTCCCAGCTCAGCTACGTGGAGGAGACCCTGCAGAAGACCCAGGGCCTACTGGAGGAGAAGAACGACACGG TTGTGGACTTGGAGGAGAAGCTCCACTGCTGTGAGGAGGACAGGCGGACCTCTGTGCAGCATGTGAAGGATCTGGAGGGACAGCTACAGGAGGTGCGCGATGAGATGCACGACACCCTAGAGAAACTACAGGAGCTGAGAGACCTGTTACAGGCCACGCAGCTTGGCGCAGATGAACGACAGATTTCATTGGAGAAACTGTCCGCCGAGCTCAG GACTCTGCAGCAGAGCCAGCACCTGTGTCTCGGGAGAGAACAACACAAGAACTCCAGAGGATGGCTGGGGAGCTGCAGGATACACTCGCTGGGAGAGCCTGTGCAGAGCGATGGAAAGCATCACCCAACATGCCAGGGGCAAGGCGAAACCTTCATTTTGTTGCTGTTTATAAAAGGACAATACCCAAATGAAACCATGCATTCTGTGTTGTATCTATAA
- the LOC109871630 gene encoding coiled-coil domain-containing protein 18-like isoform X2, which translates to MEQELQRLRRDTSMNSSQLSYVEETLQKTQGLLEEKNDTVVDLEEKLHCCEEDRRTSVQHVKDLEGQLQEVRDEMHDTLEKLQELRDLLQATQLGADERQISLEKLSAELRSAASTPEVTRAVYGQCNHGNR; encoded by the exons ATGGAGCAGGAGCTGCAGAGGCTGCGAAGAGACACCAGTATGAATTCCTCCCAGCTCAGCTACGTGGAGGAGACCCTGCAGAAGACCCAGGGCCTACTGGAGGAGAAGAACGACACGG TTGTGGACTTGGAGGAGAAGCTCCACTGCTGTGAGGAGGACAGGCGGACCTCTGTGCAGCATGTGAAGGATCTGGAGGGACAGCTACAGGAGGTGCGCGATGAGATGCACGACACCCTAGAGAAACTACAGGAGCTGAGAGACCTGTTACAGGCCACGCAGCTTGGCGCAGATGAACGACAGATTTCATTGGAGAAACTGTCCGCCGAGCTCAG AAGCGCTGCCAGCACACCGGAAGTAACACGTGCTGTCTATGGACAGTGTAACCATGGCAACCGCTGA
- the LOC109871630 gene encoding uncharacterized protein LOC109871630 isoform X3 → MEQELQRLRRDTSMNSSQLSYVEETLQKTQGLLEEKNDTVVDLEEKLHCCEEDRRTSVQHVKDLEGQLQEVRDEMHDTLEKLQELRDLLQATQLGADERQISLEKLSAELSWANWTWSSETIPWR, encoded by the exons ATGGAGCAGGAGCTGCAGAGGCTGCGAAGAGACACCAGTATGAATTCCTCCCAGCTCAGCTACGTGGAGGAGACCCTGCAGAAGACCCAGGGCCTACTGGAGGAGAAGAACGACACGG TTGTGGACTTGGAGGAGAAGCTCCACTGCTGTGAGGAGGACAGGCGGACCTCTGTGCAGCATGTGAAGGATCTGGAGGGACAGCTACAGGAGGTGCGCGATGAGATGCACGACACCCTAGAGAAACTACAGGAGCTGAGAGACCTGTTACAGGCCACGCAGCTTGGCGCAGATGAACGACAGATTTCATTGGAGAAACTGTCCGCCGAGCTCAG ctgGGCCAATTGGACGTGGTCATCAGAGACCATACCCTGGAGATAG
- the LOC109871610 gene encoding uncharacterized protein LOC109871610, translating into MSDYIVKIGGTGPEESEASPEESRDPSPEPAVLPMTDVSFSGAMEHMNEMLSSLDQVMDSQTQENGEQVEATESQRKRLKGNLGSSSVGCSLGCIPSFDSVSLTSTVNTDNNSGESLEQLQYQGALRVDTCDEVEVKVPDIDLSSFTLNRMSFSSILQEENDRVLDKDTMDCRSLSRTVPFESSPIPERSGSLKTYCSSVRSPTPYQSRLSLTSTEAHDQVAHSSGTQVSLQIPMDPLEELFGITQDMIYTDVHDRVIEVLQDIYLAANQLEQQLFQSVSDRQARAIVEAVVQQINAALSRALQQTYSGSQLLTIVGSAKLYSKDGLAAVEGQGVPLITSSAEGDRDGNKEGSRPLKRCFNSFVRVLSAKMRSISKGIKQSSESAQQEHRLVVELPASSDEGTEQEAAEKAGSSTVSEPAREEITEVSEVLQSESDDSLLPSIGGMLFHIGSMPHTEDSVELYGKVPSKLTPESMVQEERVDEGLSKACSRTTSSTSTTFSMDDVQKTVATLTTSGSDRGRSIITTPETPEQSLHHQGGGLDTPVSSERRVAESGRKSPATWSDAEGLSYAKKAVSELMERMVLSREDAASAEKSLDILLSSGILRPHTDKLVDQLRKLLMVNSTLTAQSVSGRSKSESALPKSSMTGELQREISRNGLLEIAYTITERSIKTLLEQLLTALLPPSVVVEVARSCQNIRPATPSQVMSSEVSPGCCNPLSMICRVIIDVFTITRQVVETASEMDMSPPGENIDGRLCSNTAPLPTDSTPSVHPINRECNRSLVTKPTNKIKSLTFSFPKLPKISLIKSKKVNQGDIAPLETTKDPADVDYSIFCTTPTPENAQRQEEDLASCSSQRKERPNNPFFLIRVYSAKSRLENS; encoded by the exons ATGTCTGACTACATTGTGAAGATCGGGGGAACTGGTCCCGAGGAGTCCGAGGCATCCCCTGAggagtccag GGACCCGTCACCTGAGCCTGCTGTCCTGCCCATGACAGATGTGTCCTTCTCTGGAGCAATGGAACACATG AATGAGATGCTTAGCTCCTTGGATCAAGTGATGGACAGTCAAACACAAGAAAATGGTGAACAAGTGGAAGCAACTGAAAGTCAGAGAAAGAGACTAAAG GGAAACCTAGGTTCGTCCTCTGTTGGGTGTTCACTTGGATGTATTCCAAGCTTTGACTCAG TGTCCCTTACATCTACAGTCAACACGGATAACAACTCAGGGGAGAGCCTAGAGCAGCTGCAGTACCAAGGGGCCCTGAGGGTGGATACATGTGATGAGGTGGAGGTCAAGGTGCCAGATATCGACTTATCTTCATTCACCCTGAACCGGATGTCCTTCTCCAGTATTCTTCAGGAGGAGAACGACAGAGTGCTGGACAAGGACACTATGGATTGTCGCTCTCTGTCGAGAACAGTTCCCTTCGAAAGCAGCCCAATTCCGGAGAGGAGTGGAAGCTTGAAGACGTATTGCAGTAGTGTACGGTCGCCCACCCCGTACCAGTCAAGATT ATCCCTTACCTCCACTGAGGCACATGATCAGGTTGCACACAGCTCAGGCACACAAGTGAGCCTCCAAATCCCGATGGACCCTCTGGAGGAGCTTTTTGGTATCACTCAGGATATGATATACACAGACGTCCATGATAGAGTGATTGAAGTGCTGCAGGACATCTACTTGGCGGCTAACCAGCTAGAGCAACAGCTATTCCAGAGTGTCTCTGACAGGCAAGCTAGAGCCATTGTAGAGGCGGTAGTGCAGCAGATCAATGCCGCCCTGTCCAGGGCTCTCCAACAAACCTACTCGGGATCACAATTACTTACTATAGTGGGATCTGCCAAGCTCTATAGCAAAGATGGGTTGGCAGCGGTGGAGGGCCAAGGAGTTCCTTTGATCACCTCGtcagcagagggagacagggatggcaACAAGGAAGGAAGTAGACCGTTGAAACGTTGTTTTAACAGCTTTGTTCGTGTTTTGTCAGCAAAAATGAGGAGTATCTCCAAGGGGATCAAACAGAGCAGCGAGAGTGCACAACAAGAGCACAGGCTAGTTGTTGAGCTGCCAGCATCATCTGACGAGGGTACAGAGCAAGAGGCAGCAGAGAAAGCTGGATCTAGTACAGTTTCTGAACCCGCTAGGGAGGAGATCACAGAGGTCAGTGAAGTTCTTCAGTCGGAATCTGATGATTCTCTACTTCCCTCCATCGGGGGAATGCTCTTCCACATTGGATCCATGCCTCATACAGAGGATTCAGTGGAACTATACGGCAAGGTCCCATCAAAGTTAACACCAGAAAGTATGGTGCAGGAAGAACGTGTTGATGAAGGCTTGTCTAAGGCTTGTTCCAGGACAACTTCTTCAACCAGCACCACTTTCAGCATGGACGATGTCCAGAAGACTGTTGCTACTTTGACCACTTCTGGAAGTGACAGGGGTAGAAGCATTATCACTACCCCAGAAACGCCAGAGCAGAGTCTGCACCACCAGGGAGGTGGACTGGACACCCCTGTCTCCTCAGAGAGAAGAGTGGCTGAAAGTGGCAGAAAGAGCCCTGCAACTTGGTCAGACGCAGAGGGATTAAGTTATGCAAAAAAGGCTGTGTCGGAGTTAATGGAGAGGATGGTGCTCAGCCGTGAGGATGCAGCGTCAGCAGAGAAGAGCCTggacatcctcctctcctctggtatTCTTCGTCCTCACACTGACAAGTTAGTCGACCAGCTGCGAAAACTTTTGATGGTGAACAGCACACTTACAGCACAATCTGTGTCTGGCAGGTCAAAATCAGAATCTGCTCTGCCGAAGTCCAGCATGACAGGGGAACTCCAAAGGGAGATCTCAAGGAACGGTTTGCTGGAGATAGCATATACTATCACCGAGAGATCTATAAAGACCCTTTTGGAGCAGCTGCTCactgccctcctccctccatctgtaGTGGTTGAGGTTGCCAGGTCATGTCAGAACATCCGACCAGCCACTCCCTCTCAGGTGATGAGTTCTGAAGTTAGCCCAGGGTGCTGCAACCCTCTGTCAATGATTTGCCGTGTGATCATAGATGTCTTTACGATCACAAGACAGGTGGTTGAGACAGCCAGTGAAATGGATATGTCTCCCCCCGGAGAGAACATTGATGGAAGGCTTTGTAGCAACACAGCACCACTGCCCACTGATTCAACCCCATCTGTCCACCCGATCAACCGTGAGTGCAACAGATCTTTGGTGACCAAACCAACAAACAAAATCAAGAGCTTGACATTCTCATTTCCTAAGCTCCCAAAGATCAGTCTCATAAAG AGCAAGAAAGTCAACCAAGGGGATATCGCTCCCCTTGAGACCACCAAGGATCCTGCTGATGTCGACTATAGTA TATTCTGCACTACTCCAACACCAGAGAATGCACAACGACAAGAGGAAGATCTGGCCTCCTGCTCCTCACAGAGGAAGGAAAGGCCAAATAACCCATTCTTTTTAATCCGGGTATACTCTGCCAAGTCTAGGCTTGAAAACAGCTAG